GAGAACCAAGGCCTTTCTGCGGCCTCGTCTGGCCAAAGAAACTCGAACCCTGCCCGGAGAGCATTCTGCCTGTCGAGGTCTTCTCGATCACCGATGTGAAAGTACCTCTCCGCATCGAATTTCGCTTTGACGTCTGCCAGCATGTGCTTGGGGATGACGAAGTCTGCAGCGATGTTCGCCTGTTCCCAGATTGCCCTCTGGGCACTTGGTGGCCGATCTGAACAGCTCCCAATGAGGAATCCTTTATTCTGGGCGATTCGCGCCATTTCCATAGTCAAGGGTCCGGGAGGGTCGCCTACCTCCATGGTCCCGTCGATGTCAAAGCTGATCAGTATCGCCAAATGTGTTCCTCTTCTTACCCACAGTGCGTAGCGCCACTGAGAACCTGTTGGTTCGCGGTGTGGGACTTCGCATCACTTGTCAAGGCTCGGTACTTGTTGAACTAAACTGAAAGATGTTTCTTAGCTAGTCAGGAGTAGCGCTCCAGACGGTGAAGTTGCCTCCGAGTGGCATGGGGCCTCCGGAGACTGTCACCTCTGGCTTGACACCCGTGACCTGCCGCGCTCCGGCGCGTCCCTGCAGCTGCTGGATGGAGTCTGTGTGCATCCAGAACCGGCTGCGTCCGCTGCCTATGTTGCCTCCGCTGGGCAGAATCGGATTTGGCCCCTCGATCGATATGTCGGTCTGGTAGAAGTCCAGGGCGTCTCCGAATCCCATTCCTCGGTAACCAAGACCTTCAACGTGGAACTGGTGGAACTGGGCAAAGCCGTCGTACATGTTCTCGAAGGAGAGATCGTCGGCGGTGATTCCCGCGCTCTCGTAAATCTTCCGACCCGTGCTGGCGGTTTCCGCTTCGACCTCTTCCAGGGTCGGCGTGAGACTTCTCGGCCTGCCGCGGCTGGAGGCGTGTCCAAGTATGTACACGGGCTTCTGCTTCATGTCCTGGGCCCGTTCTGCCGTCGTGAACAGGTAGGCAGCCGTGCACATGATGGGAATGTCGTTG
This window of the Dehalococcoidia bacterium genome carries:
- a CDS encoding HAD family hydrolase codes for the protein MAILISFDIDGTMEVGDPPGPLTMEMARIAQNKGFLIGSCSDRPPSAQRAIWEQANIAADFVIPKHMLADVKAKFDAERYFHIGDREDLDRQNALRAGFEFLWPDEAAERPWFSPDE